GCCCGGTGAATTTGGCCTGATAGAGGCCGTGATCCGCCTCGCCGGCGGTGCCCACCACCCAGATGCCCTTGTCCTGCAGGGCGCGCAGGGTGCGCGACAGATTGGTCACCTGAAACAGCGGCACCACCTCGGCGGCACCGCAGGCCACCTTGCGCGCCACCGGGGTCAGGCCGGCGGACTTGTCGCGGGGCACGATCACGCCGTGCACACCGGCGGCGTCGGCGGTACGCAGACAGGCCCCCAGGTTGTGCGGGTCGGTCACGCCGTCCAGCACCAGCAGCAGCGGGGTGCCGGTGCGGGCCAGCAGGGCGTCCAGATCCGCCTCGTTCAGTGCCGGCAATGCCTTGATACGGGCCACCACACCCTGGTGCTGGGCACCACCGGCCTTGCCGTCCAGGGTCTGGCGGTTGGCCAGCTGGGCCCGCACGCCCACCTGCTGCAGGCGGGCCTGTACGTCCTGCAGGCGGGCGTCGTCCCGGCCCTTGAGCAGCCAGACTTCCAGAATGTTTTCGGGGTGGTTTTCCAGGGCGGCATTCAGGGCGTGAATGCCGAAAATCAGTTCACTACTCATTTGATTTCTCGGGGGATTAGGGATTAGGGACCAGGGATTAGGGATTAGGTGCTTTCACCAGTCCCTGCTCCCTAGTCCCCAGTCCCGGGTTTTAATCAGCGACGCTTGCGGGAGCGCGAACGGGAACGGGGTTTACCGCTCTTTTCGCCTTGTTCGGCCTTGTCGCCACCCTTGCCACCGGTGGGCTTGGCGCGCTTGCGCGACTTCAGATTTCTGGCGCCCTTGCCGGCATCCAAATCCCCCTTGGGAGCGTCTTCCACCAGCTCGAAGTCGATCTTGCGCTCGTCCAGGTTCACCGCCATTACCTTGACCTTGATTTTGTCACCCAGGCGGTAGCGGCGGCGGAAGTTTTCACCAATCAGCTGCTGGCGCGCCGGATCGAACTGGTAGTAGTCGTTCTGCAGGCTGGAGATATGCACCAGGCCGTCGATATGGAACTCGTCGAGGCGCACGAAGAAGCCAAAGCCGGTGACGTTGGCGATGGTGCCGCCAAATTCGCTGCCCACGTGATCCAGCATGTATTCACACTTGAGCCAGTCGGCCACGTCGCGGGTGGCGTCGTCGGCCCGGCGCTCGGTCATGGAGCAGTGTTCACCCATGGGCGCCACCTGCTCGTACTGGTAGGGCACACCGCCGGTCTTGCTGCGCTCACCGCCGTGCATTTTGGCCAGCTGGGCCTTGATGGCGCGGTGCAGCACCAGATCCGGATAGCGACGAATGGGCGAGGTAAAGTGGGCGTAGGACTTCAGCGCCAGGCCAAAGTGACCGGTGTTATCGGCCTGATAGACCGCCTGCTTCATGGAGCGCAGCAGCATGGTCTGAATCAGTTCGGCGTCGGGTCGGTCCTTGATCTGCTCGGCGAGCAGGGCGTAATCCGCCGGCTCCGGCTCCAGACCACCTTTCAGCTCCAGGCCCAGCTCGCCGAGGAAGCTGCGGAACCCGGTCAGCTTTTCCTCACCCGGCTTGTCGTGCACCCGGAACAGGGCGTGGGCTTCCTGCTTTTCAATAAAGCGGGCGGCGGCCACGTTGGCCATGATCATGCACTCTTCGATGATCTTGTGGGCGTCGTTGCGCACCAGCGGCACGATCCGCTCGATCTTGCGCTGGGGGTTGAACACGAACCGGGTTTCCTCGGTTTCAAACTCCACCGCACCGCGCTGATGACGGGCTTCCTTCATGGCCTGATACAGGCGGTTGAGCTCTTCCAGGTGCGGCACCAGGGGCGCGTAACGCTCACGCAGCACTTCATCCCCTTCCAGAATGGCCGCCACCTTGGTGTAGGTGAGGCGGGCGTGGGAGTTCATCACCGCTTCGTAAAACTTGAAGCCGGACAGCTTGCCGCTGGCGGACACTGTCATC
The Oceanimonas pelagia genome window above contains:
- the rlmB gene encoding 23S rRNA (guanosine(2251)-2'-O)-methyltransferase RlmB, with product MSSELIFGIHALNAALENHPENILEVWLLKGRDDARLQDVQARLQQVGVRAQLANRQTLDGKAGGAQHQGVVARIKALPALNEADLDALLARTGTPLLLVLDGVTDPHNLGACLRTADAAGVHGVIVPRDKSAGLTPVARKVACGAAEVVPLFQVTNLSRTLRALQDKGIWVVGTAGEADHGLYQAKFTGPLALVMGAEGKGMRRLTREHCDELVSIPMAGSVSSLNVSVATGICLFEMVRQRG
- the rnr gene encoding ribonuclease R, yielding MSQQQDPFQQREAEKYDNPIPSREFILEHLKQRGTPATRDEIFAELDLAGEEQEEALRRRLRAMERDGQLVFTRNKCYALPDKLNLIKGQVIGHREGFGFVRPEDGGDDLFLAQREMDAVMHGDYVLVQPLRFDSRGRREARLVRVLESRNLDVVGRYFVENGVSYVVPDDSRIAQDILIPQGETMGARMGQVVVITITQRPTKRMTGIGKVIEVLGETMDPGMEIQIALRTHDIPHVWPEEVKQQIAKLTEEVPEEAKQGRKDLRDLPLVTIDGEDARDFDDAVYCQPKRSGGWRLWVAIADVSYYVRPNSALDTEAYKRGNSVYFPEQVIPMLPEVLSNGLCSLNPQVDRLCMVAEMTVSASGKLSGFKFYEAVMNSHARLTYTKVAAILEGDEVLRERYAPLVPHLEELNRLYQAMKEARHQRGAVEFETEETRFVFNPQRKIERIVPLVRNDAHKIIEECMIMANVAAARFIEKQEAHALFRVHDKPGEEKLTGFRSFLGELGLELKGGLEPEPADYALLAEQIKDRPDAELIQTMLLRSMKQAVYQADNTGHFGLALKSYAHFTSPIRRYPDLVLHRAIKAQLAKMHGGERSKTGGVPYQYEQVAPMGEHCSMTERRADDATRDVADWLKCEYMLDHVGSEFGGTIANVTGFGFFVRLDEFHIDGLVHISSLQNDYYQFDPARQQLIGENFRRRYRLGDKIKVKVMAVNLDERKIDFELVEDAPKGDLDAGKGARNLKSRKRAKPTGGKGGDKAEQGEKSGKPRSRSRSRKRR